From the genome of Pantoea alfalfae, one region includes:
- a CDS encoding UV damage endonuclease UvsE, producing MKLGFACKYLNSDGKQFFPFRATTRKRFLSLPHAERHQLVHEITVTNLNNLYLTLEHLATLPAPLRMMRIGSDLLPLYTVPEATPLFAEFLPELYPLFARCGELARAHDIRLSFHPGQYTVLASDNPDVVVRALEDVEYHTLCACLMGYGKTFQDFKINIHMNGKAGFDGFKHSFNQLSPEARLMLTVENDEISCSLDDVLQAAPLCPVVLDIHHHWVKESEFIQPDDARVARVIDSWRGVRPVLHYSISQEGIIPQAGWPDQQQLGVSKSKLRAHSDFFFNPTLNGWALSFHAFDIMCEVKMKNLAREPLYQWGITQKLIENPLAEATRESANVK from the coding sequence ATGAAATTAGGCTTTGCATGTAAGTATCTCAATAGCGACGGCAAACAGTTTTTCCCGTTTCGCGCGACTACCCGTAAACGATTTCTGAGTTTACCGCACGCTGAACGTCACCAGCTGGTTCATGAGATCACCGTTACCAATCTCAATAATCTCTACCTGACGCTTGAGCATCTGGCCACGTTACCCGCGCCGCTGCGAATGATGCGTATCGGCAGCGATCTGCTGCCGCTTTATACGGTGCCCGAAGCGACGCCGTTGTTTGCGGAATTCCTGCCTGAACTCTACCCGCTGTTTGCCCGCTGTGGTGAGCTGGCGCGGGCGCATGACATCCGGCTCTCATTCCATCCGGGCCAATATACCGTGCTGGCTTCCGACAATCCCGATGTCGTGGTGCGAGCCCTGGAAGATGTGGAGTATCACACGCTCTGCGCCTGTCTGATGGGCTACGGCAAAACCTTCCAGGATTTTAAAATCAACATTCATATGAATGGTAAGGCGGGATTCGACGGCTTTAAACACTCATTTAATCAGCTCAGCCCGGAAGCGCGACTGATGCTGACGGTGGAGAATGATGAGATTTCCTGCTCGCTGGATGATGTGCTGCAGGCGGCACCCCTCTGTCCGGTCGTGCTGGATATCCACCATCACTGGGTAAAAGAGAGTGAGTTTATTCAGCCGGATGATGCGCGCGTTGCCAGAGTAATCGACTCATGGCGCGGCGTACGGCCGGTGCTGCACTATTCGATTTCGCAGGAGGGGATTATTCCGCAGGCGGGCTGGCCCGATCAGCAGCAACTGGGCGTGAGCAAAAGCAAACTGCGGGCGCACTCCGACTTCTTTTTCAATCCGACGCTGAATGGCTGGGCGCTGTCGTTCCACGCTTTCGACATCATGTGCGAAGTGAAAATGAAGAATCTGGCGCGGGAGCCGCTTTATCAGTGGGGAATAACGCAGAAGCTGATAGAGAATCCCCTGGCCGAAGCGACCAGGGAATCGGCAAACGTTAAATAA
- a CDS encoding MmcQ/YjbR family DNA-binding protein: MQGHAIQRIAIDAAERLPAAESGYPFGPEHQVFKVCGKVFLLLTELRGVPIITLKCEPQQAELHRVIYPSITAGYHMNKRHWITVYPGDGLSPGLIQQLVEESYQRVVRGIPASRRPVWVG; encoded by the coding sequence ATGCAGGGTCACGCGATCCAGCGTATCGCTATCGACGCAGCTGAACGGCTGCCCGCCGCCGAATCGGGCTATCCGTTCGGGCCGGAACATCAGGTTTTTAAAGTGTGTGGGAAAGTGTTTTTACTGCTGACCGAACTGCGGGGCGTGCCGATTATCACCCTGAAATGCGAACCGCAACAGGCGGAGCTGCACCGGGTGATCTATCCCTCGATTACCGCCGGTTACCATATGAATAAGCGCCACTGGATTACGGTTTATCCCGGCGACGGCCTGTCGCCAGGCCTGATTCAGCAGCTGGTTGAGGAGTCATATCAGCGGGTGGTGCGCGGCATCCCTGCCTCACGCCGCCCGGTGTGGGTGGGATAA
- the zinT gene encoding metal-binding protein ZinT gives MKNHAGKWIGIAGTLLISQQALAHGTHAHGKPLSAMEQKAAEGIFADSDVKDRPLSDWDGIWQSVYPLLKSGELDPVWQKKAQQDNSKTAEQYKAYYRKGYATDVDTIGIENGVMEFHVGDKISACHYHYSGHKILTYTSGKKGVRYLFECQDASSTAPKYVQFSDHTIGPRKSAHFHIFMGNASQQALLAEMDNWPTYYPYQMSNAQVLDEMLHH, from the coding sequence TTGAAAAATCATGCAGGTAAATGGATAGGAATCGCAGGCACGCTGTTAATCAGTCAGCAGGCGCTGGCACATGGTACGCATGCCCATGGAAAACCGCTGTCAGCGATGGAGCAGAAGGCGGCTGAAGGCATCTTCGCTGACAGCGATGTAAAAGATCGTCCGCTCTCTGACTGGGACGGAATCTGGCAGTCGGTCTATCCGCTGCTGAAAAGTGGCGAGCTGGACCCGGTCTGGCAGAAGAAAGCCCAGCAGGACAACAGTAAAACGGCAGAACAGTACAAGGCCTATTATCGCAAAGGCTACGCCACCGACGTCGATACCATTGGCATCGAAAATGGCGTGATGGAGTTCCATGTCGGCGATAAGATCAGCGCCTGCCACTATCACTATTCAGGGCACAAAATCCTGACCTACACGTCCGGGAAGAAAGGGGTGCGCTATCTGTTCGAGTGTCAGGACGCCAGCAGCACCGCCCCGAAATATGTGCAGTTCAGCGATCACACCATCGGGCCGCGTAAGTCCGCCCATTTCCATATCTTTATGGGTAACGCCTCTCAGCAGGCCCTGCTGGCGGAGATGGACAACTGGCCAACCTATTACCCTTACCAGATGTCGAACGCACAGGTGCTGGATGAGATGCTGCACCACTGA
- the katE gene encoding catalase HPII: MSKETEKKPLSERAPTTGPESSEPGLGSLAPKDGSHQPPAEPTPPGKQPTAPGSLKAPQTHNAKLDQLEASRKNGTDRALTTNQGTRIANDQNSLRAGSRGPTLLEDFIMREKITHFDHERIPERIVHARGSAAHGYFQPYRSLKDLTKAQFLSDPEQTTPVFVRFSTVQGGAGSADTVRDIRGFAAKFYTEEGVFDLVGNNTPVFFIQDAHKFPDFVHAVKPEPHNEIPQGQSAHDTFWDYVSLQPETMHNVIWAMSDRGIPRSYRTMEGFGIHTFRLINAEGKATFVRFHWKPVAGKASLLWDESQKLTGRDPDFHRRDLWEAIEAGDFPEYELGLQLIPEEDEFKFDFDILDATKLIPEALVPVEIVGKMVLNRNPDNFFAETEQVAFHPGHIVPGLDFSNDPLLQGRLFSYTDTQISRLGGPNFHEIPINRPTCPYHNFQRQGMHRQDIDTNPANYEPNSINDNWPRETPPAATGGGFESYQERVEGHKVRERSPSFGEYYSQPRLFWNSQTEVEQQHIIGAYSFELSKVARAYIRERVVDHLARIDTRLAQGVADNLGLALTDEQLNLQPPAAVNGLTKDDSLSLYAIPDGEIKGRQVALLLSDGVKAADVLAILQALKAEGVHAKLLAPHMGQVRADDGSVLPVDATFAGLPSLTFDAVIVPDGNIDALLLSGDARYFLLEAYKHLKVIGLVGNARRFKAQFGLEDADQEEGIVQGDSAESAMMSEFTQAMKAHRVWSRSQKAQSVPA, translated from the coding sequence ATGTCGAAAGAAACTGAGAAGAAACCCCTGAGCGAACGCGCACCGACCACCGGCCCGGAATCATCAGAGCCGGGTCTGGGATCGCTGGCACCGAAAGATGGTTCGCATCAGCCCCCAGCCGAACCGACCCCGCCAGGCAAGCAGCCTACCGCCCCAGGCAGCCTGAAAGCACCACAGACGCACAACGCCAAACTTGACCAGCTTGAAGCCAGCCGTAAAAACGGCACCGACCGCGCCCTTACAACCAACCAGGGCACACGCATCGCCAACGATCAAAACTCACTGCGTGCCGGTTCGCGCGGTCCGACGCTGCTGGAAGACTTTATTATGCGTGAGAAGATCACGCACTTTGACCATGAGCGTATCCCGGAGCGCATCGTGCACGCCCGTGGCTCTGCCGCACATGGCTATTTTCAGCCTTACCGCTCCCTGAAAGATCTGACCAAAGCGCAGTTCCTCAGCGATCCCGAGCAGACCACGCCGGTTTTCGTGCGTTTCTCTACGGTTCAGGGCGGTGCCGGATCGGCTGATACCGTGCGTGATATTCGCGGTTTCGCCGCCAAGTTCTACACCGAAGAGGGTGTCTTTGACCTGGTCGGCAACAACACGCCGGTATTCTTCATTCAGGATGCGCACAAATTCCCTGACTTTGTGCATGCCGTGAAGCCAGAGCCACACAACGAAATCCCGCAGGGCCAGAGCGCCCATGACACCTTCTGGGACTACGTCTCTCTGCAGCCGGAAACCATGCATAACGTCATCTGGGCGATGTCTGACCGCGGCATTCCGCGCAGCTATCGCACCATGGAAGGCTTCGGTATCCACACCTTCCGCCTGATTAACGCCGAAGGCAAAGCGACCTTTGTCCGTTTCCACTGGAAGCCGGTGGCGGGTAAAGCCTCGCTGTTGTGGGACGAGTCGCAGAAACTGACCGGTCGCGATCCCGATTTCCATCGCCGCGATCTGTGGGAAGCGATTGAAGCGGGTGATTTCCCGGAATATGAGCTGGGCCTGCAGCTGATCCCGGAAGAAGATGAGTTCAAATTCGACTTCGATATTCTGGATGCCACCAAGCTGATCCCGGAAGCACTGGTGCCGGTGGAAATTGTCGGCAAGATGGTGCTGAACCGTAACCCGGACAACTTCTTTGCCGAAACCGAGCAGGTGGCGTTCCACCCTGGCCATATCGTGCCGGGTCTGGATTTCTCCAACGATCCGCTGCTGCAGGGTCGCCTCTTCTCCTATACCGACACGCAGATCAGTCGTCTGGGCGGACCGAACTTCCATGAGATCCCGATCAACCGACCGACCTGCCCGTACCATAACTTCCAGCGTCAGGGCATGCATCGTCAGGATATCGACACCAATCCGGCAAACTACGAGCCGAACTCAATCAACGACAACTGGCCGCGCGAAACCCCACCTGCTGCAACAGGCGGCGGCTTCGAAAGCTATCAGGAGCGGGTTGAGGGCCACAAAGTGCGCGAGCGCAGCCCGTCATTCGGCGAATATTATTCCCAGCCGCGCCTGTTCTGGAACAGCCAGACTGAAGTCGAGCAGCAGCACATCATCGGTGCTTACTCGTTTGAGCTGAGTAAAGTGGCGCGCGCCTATATTCGTGAGCGTGTGGTCGATCATCTGGCACGCATTGATACCAGACTGGCGCAGGGCGTGGCGGATAACCTCGGACTTGCCCTGACTGATGAGCAGCTCAATCTCCAGCCACCGGCTGCGGTGAACGGCCTGACCAAAGATGACAGCCTGAGCCTTTACGCTATCCCGGATGGTGAGATTAAAGGTCGTCAGGTGGCGCTGCTGCTGAGCGATGGTGTAAAAGCCGCTGATGTGCTGGCGATTTTGCAGGCGCTGAAAGCGGAAGGTGTGCATGCCAAACTGCTGGCGCCGCATATGGGTCAGGTGCGCGCGGATGACGGCTCTGTGTTGCCGGTTGATGCCACCTTTGCCGGCCTGCCTTCTCTGACCTTTGATGCGGTCATCGTACCGGATGGCAATATCGATGCCCTGCTGTTAAGCGGCGATGCCCGTTATTTCCTGCTGGAAGCCTACAAGCACCTTAAGGTGATTGGTCTGGTGGGTAACGCGCGTCGCTTTAAAGCGCAGTTCGGTCTGGAAGATGCGGATCAGGAAGAAGGTATTGTGCAGGGCGACTCGGCGGAGAGCGCGATGATGTCAGAGTTCACGCAGGCGATGAAAGCGCACCGCGTCTGGTCGCGCAGCCAGAAGGCACAGTCCGTCCCGGCCTGA
- a CDS encoding methyl-accepting chemotaxis protein, translating into MLKNLKITHGILAVLAVFITLLTLTGFLFYNGVSKADKNFVAAEQLTLQQQHLSDAVKTLIKTRVTINRVAIRFLKNQQDPKSLAAMAALLTQAGQSAEKADADFKAWQAMPRKAGQGEAQSTQVQTAYQQMRDTMLASITFLKQGNYPAYGNLEAQAAQDQLDTAYEAWRAVNIQLMKDTSLHNQRSLTDALWALLTIGLITAVIGVAVWMGLQKLLINPLARLTAHMRAISAGDLTSDIQHEGRNEMGQLIQELQQMRDALVVTITSVDDATRSIFTGAAEISAGSTDLSSRTEQQAAALEQTAASMEQLTSTVKLNADNAQQATTVSKEASATALQGGETVARVIANMDQISESSNQIAGIIAIIDSIAFQTNILALNAAVEAARAGEQGRGFAVVAGEVRSLAGRSASAAQEIRGLIDRSAERIKTGAGHAAQAGVAMESIVTSVSRVTQLIEEIAASSTEQTRGIEQVCKAVSEMDGVTQQNAALVEESATAAASLEEQASYLRKTVSVFKTGTLHTAFSAAPVAKAIVVPKRQPVAVMDNENWQTF; encoded by the coding sequence ATGCTTAAAAATCTTAAAATAACTCACGGTATTCTGGCGGTGCTTGCCGTCTTTATTACGTTACTGACTCTGACCGGATTTCTGTTCTACAACGGCGTATCCAAAGCCGACAAAAACTTTGTGGCGGCCGAGCAGTTGACGCTGCAGCAGCAGCACCTGAGTGATGCCGTAAAAACCCTGATAAAAACCCGCGTCACCATCAACCGCGTGGCGATCCGCTTCCTGAAAAATCAGCAGGACCCAAAATCCCTTGCGGCGATGGCTGCGCTGCTAACACAGGCAGGTCAGTCAGCGGAAAAAGCGGATGCAGACTTTAAAGCGTGGCAGGCGATGCCGCGTAAAGCAGGACAGGGCGAAGCCCAGTCAACGCAGGTTCAGACTGCCTATCAGCAGATGCGTGACACCATGCTGGCCTCCATTACCTTTCTGAAGCAGGGCAACTACCCGGCGTATGGCAATCTCGAAGCACAGGCGGCGCAGGACCAGCTCGACACGGCCTATGAAGCCTGGCGTGCGGTGAACATCCAGCTCATGAAAGATACCTCTCTGCACAACCAGCGCAGCCTGACCGACGCGCTCTGGGCGCTGCTGACTATCGGCCTGATTACGGCTGTGATTGGTGTGGCAGTCTGGATGGGACTGCAGAAGCTGCTGATTAACCCGCTGGCCAGGCTGACCGCGCATATGCGCGCTATCTCGGCCGGTGATTTAACCTCTGATATTCAGCACGAGGGCCGCAACGAGATGGGCCAGCTGATTCAGGAGCTGCAGCAGATGCGCGATGCGCTGGTGGTCACCATTACCTCGGTCGATGACGCCACCCGCTCGATCTTCACGGGTGCAGCGGAGATTTCCGCCGGCAGCACCGATCTCTCCTCGCGTACCGAACAGCAGGCAGCCGCGCTGGAACAGACTGCCGCCAGCATGGAGCAGCTTACCTCGACGGTGAAACTCAACGCAGACAATGCGCAGCAGGCGACCACGGTGTCGAAAGAGGCATCAGCTACGGCTCTGCAGGGCGGTGAGACCGTTGCCCGGGTGATCGCCAACATGGATCAGATCAGCGAAAGCTCGAATCAGATCGCCGGTATTATCGCCATTATCGACAGTATCGCCTTCCAGACCAATATTCTGGCGCTGAACGCCGCCGTTGAAGCCGCGCGTGCCGGTGAGCAGGGTCGTGGATTTGCAGTGGTAGCGGGTGAAGTGCGCTCGCTGGCCGGACGCAGCGCCAGCGCCGCGCAGGAAATTCGCGGACTGATCGACCGCTCAGCCGAGCGGATTAAAACCGGTGCCGGCCATGCTGCGCAGGCGGGCGTCGCGATGGAGAGCATCGTGACGTCGGTGAGTCGCGTCACGCAGCTGATCGAAGAGATCGCCGCCTCCTCGACGGAACAGACCCGTGGCATTGAGCAGGTCTGCAAAGCGGTCTCGGAAATGGATGGCGTGACGCAGCAGAACGCCGCGCTGGTGGAGGAATCCGCCACTGCCGCCGCCTCACTGGAAGAGCAGGCGAGCTACCTGCGTAAAACGGTATCGGTATTCAAAACCGGCACGCTGCATACGGCGTTCTCTGCCGCACCGGTAGCGAAGGCGATTGTTGTGCCAAAACGTCAGCCTGTCGCTGTGATGGATAATGAGAACTGGCAGACCTTCTGA
- a CDS encoding mechanosensitive ion channel family protein — MHYIQSLMSFIEGNRVLSIGFSLLLLIMAGMVTHLICKFFIVKVIRKVFFSGHKKDVPLDKDVRLSQKLSNFVPVIVVYNFLQFMPGLPENLKVAIQTICGILFFVYLSIFFNEVLEIVNNSYSRKSKRKNHSIKGYIQIGKILVHIIAAIMILAIMSNKSPAIIISSLGAVAAVLMLIFQHTLLSLVANIQLSSNDVLQLGDWIEMPDRNISGEVIDIALHTITIRNWDNTISRIPTKNFLTETYTNWQAMFSSGARRIMRSFYLDQKSITFVNQEMLQAMSQIRIASESITELLDGRDISAVGDRWFMENGITNLMVFRKFLTAWLAQRDDIKKEMYIVVRPLKPSPDGLPVEIYCFTSSIFWADYENTQAAIFEYIFAMARHFELQIYQHPAGSDFARLAQPRPVSGDAEPNGMP; from the coding sequence ATGCATTACATTCAGAGTCTGATGAGTTTTATTGAGGGAAACCGGGTGCTGTCGATCGGCTTCAGCCTGCTGCTGCTGATTATGGCCGGGATGGTCACTCACCTGATCTGCAAATTTTTCATCGTCAAAGTGATCAGGAAGGTCTTTTTCAGCGGTCATAAAAAAGACGTTCCGCTGGATAAAGATGTCCGCCTCTCTCAGAAGCTGTCAAATTTTGTGCCGGTGATTGTGGTCTACAATTTCCTGCAATTTATGCCGGGCCTGCCTGAAAACCTGAAAGTGGCGATTCAGACCATCTGCGGCATCCTGTTTTTTGTCTATCTCTCGATCTTCTTCAACGAAGTGCTGGAGATTGTTAACAACTCTTACTCACGCAAATCGAAGCGCAAGAATCACTCGATCAAGGGCTATATCCAGATTGGCAAAATCCTGGTGCATATTATTGCCGCGATCATGATTCTGGCGATTATGTCCAACAAGTCGCCCGCGATTATCATCTCCTCGCTGGGTGCGGTCGCCGCGGTGCTGATGCTGATCTTCCAGCATACGCTGCTGTCGCTGGTGGCGAATATCCAGCTCTCTTCCAACGATGTCCTGCAACTGGGTGACTGGATTGAGATGCCGGACAGAAATATCAGCGGCGAGGTGATCGATATTGCGCTGCATACCATCACCATCCGCAACTGGGATAACACCATTTCGCGCATTCCGACCAAGAACTTCCTGACCGAAACCTATACCAACTGGCAGGCGATGTTCTCCTCGGGCGCACGCCGCATCATGCGCAGCTTTTATCTTGATCAGAAATCGATCACTTTTGTAAATCAGGAGATGCTGCAGGCGATGAGCCAGATCCGCATCGCCAGCGAATCAATTACTGAGCTGCTGGATGGACGGGATATCAGCGCCGTTGGCGACCGCTGGTTTATGGAGAACGGCATCACTAACCTGATGGTGTTCCGTAAATTCCTGACCGCCTGGCTGGCGCAGCGTGATGATATTAAGAAAGAGATGTATATCGTGGTACGGCCACTGAAACCGTCGCCGGATGGGTTGCCGGTGGAGATCTACTGCTTCACCTCATCCATTTTCTGGGCCGATTATGAAAATACCCAGGCGGCGATTTTTGAGTATATTTTTGCCATGGCCCGCCACTTTGAGCTACAGATTTACCAGCATCCGGCAGGGTCTGATTTCGCCCGTCTGGCGCAGCCGCGTCCCGTCAGCGGGGATGCAGAGCCAAACGGCATGCCGTAA